The genome window TAGAACAAAATAACAAAAATAAAAATATAACACTACCTAAAAACTGGATAATATATAAAACAAACCATTCAAAAAATATAACCTATAGCATATACAAAGTAAAATAAAAACAAATAAAATTAACTCATAAAATTTAATAAAAAAATTAAATTAAATTTAAAAAAAAATATATGAAACAATATATATATATATCTAATTATGACAGTAAAAAAATAACAGTATTAACACTAGATAATAAAGGAAAATTATATAAAATACAAAATGTGCACACAAAAGGATACGTACAACCAATAATAATTAATAAAAATAAACAAATATTATATGCAGGTGTAAGATCTAAAAATAAAATCATAACATATAAAATCAAAAAAAATGGTAAATTAGAAGAAATAGAACAAACACCATTATCAATAACATCTAACCATTTAGAAATAGATTACATTAACAAATTATTATTTGTAACATCTTATAATTATAATTGTATTGATATTTATAAAATATCTAAAAATGGAGTTCCTAAAAAATCTATACAAACTATAAATAAATTAAACGGTTGTCATTCAACAAATCTATACTTAAAAAAAAATATACTTTTAATTCCAACATTAAAAGAAGATTGCATACATATATATAAATTAAATAAAAATAAAAAATTAGTACATCATAAACAAATAAAAATAAAAACTAAAAAAAAATCAGGACCCAGACATATAACTTTTCATAATAAAAATGAATATGCTTATTGCATAAATGAATTAAACAGCACAATAAATATTTTAAACCTTAAAAACGAAAATAAAAAAAAAATAAAAATAATACAAACTATAGATACTATGCCATATAAATACAATAAATTAAGATGGGGGGCAGACATTCATATAACACCAAATAATAAATACTTATATACCTCTGACAGAGCATTAAATATTATAACATCATTTAAAATAAATAAAAAAGGCAATAAAATATCAATAACTGGACATTTTAAAACAGAAACGTGTCCTAGAGCGTTTAATATTGATTATTATGGAAAATATCTAATTTCAGTTGGACAAAAAAGTAATTCATTAACAATTTATAAAATTTTAAAAAAAGAAAATGGCAGATTAAGCTATATAAATAGTCTTAATACAGAAAATAATCCTATATGGGTAATAACAAATTTAATAAAAAAATAATTATATTTTAATCATAAATAAATATATCAAATTTACTTAATATAAAATGTATAGAATGACATAATTTTATTATACATTCCTCACTAATTATATAAGGTGGAACAAGATATATTATCTTCTCAAATGGTCTTACCCAAACACCATTTTGTACAAATAATTTTTGTGCATAAGGTATATTTATTTTATATTTAAATTCTACAACACCAATAGCACCTAATACACGAACATCTAATATATCAGGATGATTAATTAAAGAAAATAAACCTATTTTCATCCAAATAGAAATATTAAAAACT of Candidatus Purcelliella pentastirinorum contains these proteins:
- the pgl gene encoding 6-phosphogluconolactonase, whose amino-acid sequence is MKQYIYISNYDSKKITVLTLDNKGKLYKIQNVHTKGYVQPIIINKNKQILYAGVRSKNKIITYKIKKNGKLEEIEQTPLSITSNHLEIDYINKLLFVTSYNYNCIDIYKISKNGVPKKSIQTINKLNGCHSTNLYLKKNILLIPTLKEDCIHIYKLNKNKKLVHHKQIKIKTKKKSGPRHITFHNKNEYAYCINELNSTINILNLKNENKKKIKIIQTIDTMPYKYNKLRWGADIHITPNNKYLYTSDRALNIITSFKINKKGNKISITGHFKTETCPRAFNIDYYGKYLISVGQKSNSLTIYKILKKENGRLSYINSLNTENNPIWVITNLIKK